In a single window of the Nocardioides massiliensis genome:
- a CDS encoding carbohydrate ABC transporter permease, translating to MTKNRIGLVIGVALILIWCLLPVVWIISLSFKSQAAITNGSPGFWPQAEGFAGWQNYVDVIQDDQFRRAILNSLGISLIATLLSVILATLAAYAIARLEFKGKKFVLTTALVIAMFPVVSLVGPLFDMWRTLGIYDTWPGLIIPYMSFTLPLAIWTLSAFFREIPWEMEQAAQVDGATSWQAFRKVIVPLAAPGVFTAAILTFFFAWNDFVFGISLTSTENARPIPAALSFFVGPDPFNRPASLLAAGAVVATIPIIIIVLIFQRKIVAGLTSGAVKG from the coding sequence ATGACCAAGAACCGCATCGGTCTCGTCATCGGCGTGGCACTCATCCTGATCTGGTGCCTGCTGCCGGTGGTGTGGATCATCTCGCTGTCCTTCAAGTCCCAGGCCGCGATCACCAACGGCAGCCCGGGGTTCTGGCCCCAGGCCGAGGGCTTCGCCGGGTGGCAGAACTACGTGGACGTCATCCAGGACGACCAGTTCCGCCGCGCCATCCTGAACTCGCTGGGCATCTCGTTGATCGCCACGCTGCTCTCGGTCATCCTGGCCACGCTGGCGGCGTACGCCATCGCCCGCTTGGAGTTCAAGGGCAAGAAGTTCGTGCTCACCACCGCGCTGGTCATCGCGATGTTCCCGGTGGTGTCGCTGGTCGGCCCGCTGTTCGACATGTGGCGCACGCTCGGCATCTACGACACCTGGCCCGGCCTGATCATCCCCTACATGTCCTTCACGCTGCCGCTGGCGATCTGGACCCTGTCGGCCTTCTTCCGGGAGATCCCGTGGGAGATGGAGCAGGCGGCGCAGGTCGACGGCGCCACCTCCTGGCAGGCCTTCCGCAAGGTGATCGTGCCGCTGGCGGCACCGGGTGTCTTCACCGCCGCCATCTTGACGTTCTTCTTCGCCTGGAACGACTTCGTCTTCGGCATCTCCCTCACGTCGACGGAGAACGCGCGACCGATCCCGGCAGCGCTGTCGTTCTTCGTCGGGCCCGACCCGTTCAACCGGCCGGCGTCGCTGCTGGCTGCGGGAGCCGTCGTCGCGACGATCCCGATCATCATCATCGTCCTGATTTTCCAGCGCAAGATCGTGGCCGGACTGACCTCCGGCGCCGTGAAGGGTTGA
- a CDS encoding ABC transporter ATP-binding protein, with the protein MAAIEMKNIVKKYGDGFPAVNDVSIDIADGEFVILVGPSGCGKSTLLRMIVGLEDITSGELIIGGTKVNDLAPRERNLAMVFQNYALYPHLSVYENIAFPLRLAKASDEEVDQKVREASKTLELDEHLERKPGNLSGGQRQRVAMGRAIVRDAQAFLFDEPLSNLDAKLRGQMRTEIARLQKRLGITTVYVTHDQTEAMTLGDRVAVLKRGVLQQLATPRELYEQPVNLFVAGFIGSPPMNFLPATVDGTSVEMPFGTVEIPQEKADLVADHAGKTLIAGIRPEYFDDASVLDDAKLSSGSTFRATVEFTEWLGSEAFAYLPFEAPEAVQKQLEQLEKDLDGESLRTQIVVSLDAASTVAAGDEAEIWVDTAHLHIFDPETGDNLTLQKSEETPTQGGKHAEAPAAQ; encoded by the coding sequence ATGGCTGCCATCGAGATGAAGAACATCGTCAAGAAGTACGGCGACGGCTTCCCGGCCGTGAACGACGTGAGCATCGACATCGCGGACGGCGAGTTCGTGATCCTCGTCGGCCCCTCCGGCTGCGGCAAGTCCACGCTGCTGCGGATGATCGTCGGGCTGGAGGACATCACCTCCGGGGAGCTGATCATCGGTGGCACGAAGGTCAACGACCTCGCGCCCCGCGAGCGCAACCTGGCGATGGTGTTCCAGAACTACGCGCTCTACCCGCACCTCAGCGTCTACGAGAACATCGCCTTCCCCCTGCGTCTGGCGAAGGCGTCCGACGAGGAGGTCGACCAGAAGGTCCGCGAGGCCAGCAAGACGCTCGAGCTCGACGAGCACCTGGAGCGCAAGCCCGGCAACCTCTCCGGCGGTCAGCGCCAGCGCGTGGCGATGGGACGCGCGATCGTGCGCGACGCCCAGGCGTTCCTCTTCGACGAGCCGCTGTCCAACCTCGACGCCAAGCTGCGCGGGCAGATGCGCACCGAGATCGCCCGGCTCCAGAAGCGGCTCGGCATCACCACGGTCTACGTCACCCACGACCAGACCGAGGCGATGACGCTGGGTGACCGGGTCGCGGTGCTCAAGCGCGGGGTGCTCCAACAGCTGGCCACCCCCCGCGAGCTCTACGAGCAGCCGGTCAACCTGTTCGTCGCCGGGTTCATCGGCTCGCCCCCGATGAACTTCCTGCCGGCCACCGTCGACGGCACGTCCGTCGAGATGCCGTTCGGCACGGTGGAGATCCCGCAGGAGAAGGCCGACCTCGTCGCCGACCACGCCGGCAAGACCCTGATCGCCGGGATCCGGCCGGAGTACTTCGACGACGCGAGCGTGCTGGACGACGCGAAGCTGAGCTCCGGCTCGACCTTCCGGGCGACCGTCGAGTTCACCGAGTGGCTCGGCAGCGAGGCGTTCGCCTACCTGCCGTTCGAGGCGCCCGAGGCCGTGCAGAAGCAGCTCGAGCAGCTCGAGAAGGACCTCGACGGGGAGTCGCTGCGCACCCAGATCGTGGTGTCGCTCGACGCGGCGTCGACGGTCGCGGCCGGCGACGAGGCCGAGATCTGGGTCGACACCGCGCACCTGCACATCTTCGACCCCGAGACCGGCGACAACCTGACGCTGCAGAAGTCCGAGGAGACGCCGACCCAGGGCGGCAAGCACGCCGAGGCGCCCGCCGCGCAGTGA
- a CDS encoding multidrug effflux MFS transporter: MTATPVTASTAAEGQREAVRREAGKAPLGLVLILGSLSAFAPMATDFYLPGLPAMAADLDTRVSLVQLTLTVFVIGLALGQLVVGPLSDAWGRRRPLLTGLVVYVTGSLVCVAAPTVEVLIAGRVIQALGASAAIVLSRAIVRDLYSGTTMTRFFSTLMLVSGAAPVLAPVLGAQVIAVSHWRVVFGVLVLFGVVLLIAVALRLPESLPPARRQEARLLAHLRRYAHLLRDLRFVAYIAIGGLMFASLFVYISSSPFVLQEAYGFSVREFSLVFAVNGAGIVTAGQLNRVLVGRFASELRLLGLGVVVGVAAVLTVLVAVVQDWTVAVLVAALFPAVAVFGMVVANATSLALAEHAASAGAASSLQGMVQFLTAGVAAAVVGLAGEGSALAMALGMTVCMGLALVVLVVLVALSGGGSSRPRRAPRRAASR, encoded by the coding sequence ATGACCGCGACTCCCGTGACCGCCTCGACGGCGGCGGAGGGCCAGCGTGAGGCGGTCCGGCGCGAGGCGGGCAAGGCGCCCCTCGGGCTGGTCCTGATCCTCGGCAGTCTCTCGGCCTTCGCGCCGATGGCAACGGACTTCTACCTTCCGGGCCTCCCCGCCATGGCGGCCGACCTCGACACGCGCGTGTCGCTGGTCCAGCTGACGCTGACCGTCTTCGTCATCGGACTGGCGCTCGGCCAGCTCGTTGTGGGCCCGCTCTCCGACGCCTGGGGCCGGCGGCGACCGCTGCTGACCGGTCTCGTCGTCTATGTCACCGGCTCGCTCGTGTGTGTCGCGGCGCCGACGGTGGAGGTGCTCATCGCCGGTCGTGTCATCCAGGCCCTCGGGGCGTCCGCCGCGATCGTGCTCTCCCGGGCGATCGTGCGCGACCTGTACTCCGGCACGACCATGACCCGGTTCTTCTCCACGCTCATGCTGGTCTCCGGGGCAGCGCCGGTGCTCGCGCCCGTGCTCGGCGCCCAGGTGATCGCGGTGAGTCACTGGCGCGTGGTCTTCGGCGTGCTGGTGCTGTTCGGTGTCGTCCTGCTCATCGCGGTCGCCCTCCGGCTGCCCGAGTCGCTCCCGCCCGCGCGGCGCCAGGAGGCGCGGCTCCTGGCCCATCTGCGGCGCTACGCGCACCTGCTGCGCGACCTGCGCTTCGTGGCCTACATCGCGATCGGGGGTCTGATGTTCGCCTCGCTGTTCGTCTACATCTCCTCCTCGCCCTTCGTGCTGCAGGAGGCGTACGGGTTCAGCGTCCGCGAGTTCAGCCTGGTGTTCGCGGTCAACGGCGCGGGAATCGTCACCGCCGGCCAGCTCAACCGGGTGCTCGTCGGGCGCTTCGCGAGTGAGCTCCGGCTGCTCGGTCTGGGCGTGGTGGTCGGGGTCGCGGCCGTGCTCACCGTGCTGGTTGCGGTGGTGCAGGACTGGACGGTCGCGGTCCTCGTCGCCGCACTCTTCCCGGCGGTGGCGGTCTTCGGGATGGTCGTCGCCAACGCCACCTCCCTCGCCCTCGCCGAGCACGCCGCCTCCGCCGGCGCCGCGTCGTCGCTGCAGGGGATGGTGCAGTTCCTGACCGCGGGCGTCGCCGCCGCGGTCGTCGGGCTCGCGGGCGAGGGCAGCGCCCTGGCGATGGCCCTGGGGATGACCGTCTGCATGGGCCTGGCGCTCGTGGTGCTGGTGGTCCTCGTGGCGCTCAGCGGGGGCGGGTCATCGCGGCCACGTCGAGCGCCTCGTCGAGCTGCGTCTCGGTGA
- a CDS encoding carbohydrate ABC transporter permease, whose protein sequence is MSTTAVQTATADPDDKTPSPQASDRARAENKLGRMLVAPAIVLMLLVTAFPMLRALYLSLFSYSLTAPDEREFVGAANYWTALTDELFWRDTANTVFIMVVTVAVELVIGFAFAMVMHRVIFARGVIRTSILIPYGIITVVSGFAWQFAFSNTNGFVNGWLPFLGDGFNWFAQYESSMIAIMVSEIWKTTPFMSLLLLAGLANVSEDMLEAAKVDGASWWQRLTKVILPNMRAAIMVAVLFRALDAYRIFDNIYVMTAGANGTESISFLTYRQVIEQFQLGIGSALSVLLFLSVLVVAFGIVKLFRVDLAQARQEN, encoded by the coding sequence GTGAGCACCACCGCAGTGCAGACCGCGACGGCGGACCCCGACGACAAGACGCCCTCGCCCCAGGCCTCCGACCGGGCACGCGCGGAGAACAAGCTCGGCCGCATGCTCGTCGCGCCAGCGATCGTGCTGATGCTGCTGGTCACGGCGTTCCCGATGCTGCGCGCGCTCTACCTGTCGCTGTTCTCCTACAGCCTCACCGCACCCGACGAGCGCGAGTTCGTCGGGGCAGCGAACTACTGGACGGCGCTCACCGACGAGCTGTTCTGGCGCGACACCGCCAACACGGTCTTCATCATGGTGGTGACCGTCGCCGTCGAGCTCGTGATCGGGTTCGCGTTCGCGATGGTGATGCACCGGGTGATCTTCGCGCGGGGGGTCATCCGCACCTCGATCCTCATCCCCTACGGCATCATCACGGTCGTCTCGGGCTTCGCCTGGCAGTTCGCGTTCTCCAACACCAACGGCTTCGTCAACGGTTGGCTGCCGTTCCTCGGTGACGGGTTCAACTGGTTCGCCCAGTACGAGTCCTCGATGATCGCGATCATGGTCTCCGAGATCTGGAAGACCACACCGTTCATGTCGCTTCTGCTGCTGGCGGGTCTGGCCAACGTCTCCGAGGACATGCTCGAAGCGGCGAAGGTCGACGGGGCGTCGTGGTGGCAGCGCCTGACCAAGGTGATCCTGCCCAACATGCGGGCCGCGATCATGGTGGCGGTCCTGTTCCGCGCCCTCGACGCCTACCGGATCTTCGACAACATCTACGTGATGACCGCCGGTGCCAACGGCACCGAGTCGATCTCGTTCCTCACCTACCGGCAGGTGATCGAGCAGTTCCAGCTCGGCATCGGCTCGGCCCTGTCGGTGCTGTTGTTCCTCTCGGTCCTGGTGGTCGCCTTCGGAATCGTGAAGCTCTTCCGCGTCGACCTCGCCCAGGCGCGACAGGAGAACTGA
- a CDS encoding extracellular solute-binding protein → MLRPERARRAPRGRHRWRRRGALALAAVVGASTVAACGVPTVDDQGRAILNWYINPDGQETLTALAEECSTDDYTIQIQLLPTSATDQRTQLARRLAADDATTNLMSLDPVFVPEFANAGWLAPFEGERGEKALEGVLDGAAESVQWNDEVVAAPQWANTQVLWFRKSLAEAAGLDMSQPVTWQEIIEAADAEGGTVGVQANRYEAYVVWINALIQGAGGNILDPDTVEEGRDAKVTLDTDPVREAAKVIEQLTDSDATHDDYTTSNEGTSLGRMWPGEGPGQFMVNWTFVFKNYADAVGQPGGPPDEQALEDLGWARYPRTLPDEPSKPPVGGIVIGVGAFTPDVDQAQEAALCVTSPEAQAQLAVNDGLMPAREGVYDDPELQDAYPSDLLELYSTSIDEGGPRPKSAFYSQISSALQSVWHSPTTVSPERTPEEAQDFVTSILREESLL, encoded by the coding sequence ATGCTGCGACCAGAGCGAGCGCGTCGTGCGCCACGTGGACGGCATCGATGGCGGCGGCGCGGCGCGCTCGCGCTGGCGGCGGTGGTCGGTGCGAGCACCGTCGCCGCCTGCGGCGTCCCGACCGTCGACGACCAGGGTCGCGCGATCCTGAACTGGTACATCAACCCCGACGGGCAGGAGACACTCACCGCGCTCGCGGAGGAGTGCAGCACCGACGACTACACGATCCAGATCCAGCTCCTCCCGACCAGTGCCACCGATCAGCGCACCCAGCTCGCACGCCGGCTCGCCGCGGACGACGCGACCACCAACCTCATGAGCCTCGACCCGGTCTTCGTCCCGGAGTTCGCCAACGCCGGGTGGCTGGCGCCGTTCGAGGGGGAGCGCGGGGAGAAGGCGCTCGAGGGCGTGCTCGACGGCGCGGCTGAGTCGGTGCAGTGGAACGACGAGGTCGTCGCCGCACCCCAGTGGGCCAACACCCAGGTGCTGTGGTTCCGCAAGTCCCTCGCCGAGGCCGCCGGCCTCGACATGTCGCAGCCGGTGACGTGGCAGGAGATCATCGAGGCCGCGGATGCGGAGGGGGGCACGGTCGGCGTCCAGGCCAACCGCTACGAGGCGTACGTCGTCTGGATCAACGCCCTCATCCAGGGCGCGGGCGGCAACATCCTCGACCCCGACACCGTCGAGGAGGGCCGCGACGCCAAGGTCACCCTCGACACCGACCCGGTCCGTGAGGCGGCGAAGGTGATCGAGCAGCTCACCGACTCCGACGCCACCCACGACGACTACACGACCTCCAACGAGGGCACGAGCCTCGGCCGGATGTGGCCCGGCGAAGGTCCCGGTCAGTTCATGGTGAACTGGACGTTCGTCTTCAAGAACTACGCCGACGCGGTCGGACAGCCCGGCGGCCCGCCCGACGAGCAGGCGCTGGAGGACCTCGGCTGGGCGCGCTACCCGCGCACCCTGCCCGACGAGCCGTCGAAGCCCCCGGTCGGCGGGATCGTGATCGGCGTCGGCGCCTTCACCCCCGACGTCGACCAGGCCCAGGAGGCCGCACTGTGCGTCACCAGCCCCGAGGCGCAGGCGCAGCTCGCCGTCAACGACGGTCTCATGCCGGCGCGCGAGGGTGTGTACGACGACCCCGAGCTCCAGGACGCCTACCCCTCCGACCTGCTCGAGCTCTACTCCACGAGCATCGACGAGGGCGGACCTCGACCCAAGAGCGCGTTCTACAGCCAGATCTCCAGCGCCTTGCAGTCGGTCTGGCACTCGCCCACCACGGTCAGCCCGGAGCGGACGCCTGAGGAGGCGCAGGACTTCGTGACCTCCATCCTCCGAGAGGAGTCGTTGCTGTGA